A single genomic interval of Mycolicibacterium sp. MU0053 harbors:
- a CDS encoding ATP-dependent DNA helicase UvrD2 produces the protein MNAMPTDGLDDEQREAVLAPRGPVCVLAGAGTGKTRTITHRIAHLVAAGQVAAGQVLAVTFTSRAAGEMRARLRSIDAAEPDAPRVGAVQALTFHAAARRQLSYFWPRVVGNTRWQLLDSKFSVVAQAANRARVQASTDDVRDLAGEIEWAKASLITPEQYPAAVAEVGRDIPLDAARVAAVYAGYENLKARGDVAMLDFDDLLLHTAAAIENDVGVAEEFRDRYRCFVVDEFQDVTPLQHRVLSAWLGARDDLTVVGDANQTIYSFTGASPRYLLDFSRQFPDATVVRLERDYRSTPQVVSLANRVIKAARGRVAGSKLHLVGQRDPGPEPSFSEHSDEVAEAAAVAEAIGALIESGTPPAEIAVLYRINAQSEAYEEALTEAGIAFQVRGGEGFFSRQEIRQALVALQRAADRSEAEADGTDLPGAVRALLEPLGLSADAPTGTKARERWEALDALAQLVDEEVAARPELSLPALVAELRVRADSRHPPVVQGVTLASLHAAKGLEWDAVFLVGLNDGTLPISHALTHGPDSEQVEEERRLLYVGITRARVHLALSWALSRTPGGRQTRKPSRFLNGIAPQTSATAAPAAGTRRSRGANKRCRVCNSTLSTPAALILGRCEECAADIDTDLLTRLKEWRLRTAQELKVPAFVVFSDNTLIAIAETRPTDDAALVAISGIGARKLEQFGADVLDLVHGG, from the coding sequence ATGAACGCCATGCCCACCGACGGTCTTGACGACGAACAGCGCGAGGCGGTGCTGGCGCCCCGCGGCCCGGTGTGTGTGCTGGCGGGTGCGGGAACGGGGAAGACCCGCACCATCACTCACCGCATCGCGCACCTCGTCGCCGCTGGTCAGGTGGCGGCCGGTCAGGTGTTGGCGGTCACCTTCACGTCGCGGGCCGCCGGCGAGATGCGCGCCCGGCTGCGCAGCATCGACGCCGCCGAACCGGACGCCCCGCGGGTCGGGGCGGTGCAGGCGTTGACGTTCCACGCCGCCGCCCGGCGCCAGCTGTCCTACTTCTGGCCCCGCGTGGTCGGCAACACCCGGTGGCAGCTGCTCGACAGCAAGTTCTCGGTGGTGGCCCAGGCCGCCAACCGGGCGCGGGTGCAGGCCAGCACCGACGACGTCCGCGACCTCGCCGGTGAGATCGAGTGGGCGAAGGCCTCGTTGATCACCCCCGAGCAGTATCCGGCCGCGGTGGCCGAGGTCGGTCGCGATATTCCGCTCGACGCCGCGCGGGTCGCGGCCGTCTACGCCGGCTACGAGAACCTCAAGGCCCGCGGTGACGTCGCGATGCTCGACTTCGATGACTTGCTGCTGCACACCGCCGCGGCCATCGAGAACGACGTCGGGGTGGCCGAGGAGTTCCGGGACCGCTACCGCTGCTTCGTCGTCGACGAATTTCAGGACGTCACCCCGCTGCAGCACCGCGTGCTGTCGGCCTGGTTGGGTGCCCGCGACGATCTGACCGTCGTCGGCGACGCCAACCAGACCATCTATTCGTTCACCGGTGCCTCGCCGCGCTACCTGCTGGACTTCTCCCGGCAGTTCCCCGACGCGACCGTGGTGCGCCTCGAACGCGACTACCGCTCCACACCGCAGGTGGTGTCGCTGGCCAACCGGGTGATCAAGGCCGCGCGCGGCCGGGTCGCGGGCAGCAAGCTGCACCTGGTGGGCCAGCGTGATCCTGGGCCGGAACCATCGTTTTCGGAGCATTCCGACGAGGTCGCCGAGGCCGCCGCGGTCGCCGAGGCCATCGGCGCACTCATCGAGTCCGGCACGCCGCCGGCCGAGATCGCGGTGCTCTACCGGATCAACGCCCAATCCGAGGCCTACGAGGAAGCGCTCACCGAAGCGGGCATCGCCTTCCAGGTGCGCGGCGGGGAGGGGTTCTTCAGCCGGCAGGAGATTCGGCAGGCCCTGGTGGCGCTGCAGCGCGCCGCCGATCGCTCCGAAGCCGAGGCCGACGGGACCGACCTGCCGGGCGCGGTGCGCGCCCTGCTGGAGCCGCTGGGCCTGAGCGCCGACGCGCCGACGGGCACCAAGGCCCGCGAGCGTTGGGAGGCGCTCGACGCGCTGGCCCAGCTCGTCGACGAGGAGGTGGCCGCGCGCCCCGAGCTGAGCCTGCCCGCGCTGGTGGCCGAGTTGCGGGTGCGCGCCGATTCCCGGCACCCACCGGTGGTGCAGGGCGTGACGTTGGCCTCGCTGCACGCCGCCAAGGGCCTCGAGTGGGATGCGGTGTTCCTGGTCGGGCTCAACGACGGGACATTGCCGATCTCGCACGCGCTGACCCACGGCCCCGACAGCGAGCAGGTGGAAGAAGAACGGCGCCTGCTCTACGTCGGAATCACCAGGGCCCGAGTGCATTTGGCGCTCAGCTGGGCACTGTCGCGAACCCCGGGCGGGCGTCAGACCCGCAAACCGTCGCGGTTCCTCAACGGGATCGCGCCACAGACGAGCGCCACCGCGGCACCGGCGGCCGGTACGCGACGGTCTCGCGGCGCGAACAAGCGCTGCCGGGTCTGTAACTCCACCCTGAGCACCCCGGCGGCGTTGATCCTCGGCCGGTGTGAGGAATGCGCGGCCGACATCGACACCGACCTGTTGACCCGGCTCAAGGAATGGCGGCTGCGCACCGCGCAGGAACTCAAGGTGCCGGCCTTCGTGGTGTTCAGCGACAACACCTTGATCGCGATCGCCGAGACCCGACCCACCGACGACGCCGCGCTGGTGGCGATCTCCGGAATCGGGGCGCGCAAGCTCGAACAGTTCGGTGCCGACGTGCTCGACCTCGTCCACGGCGGGTAA
- a CDS encoding ATP-dependent helicase, with protein MHALPGASQLPGPPPTPGGFVTQPAPKYSPADLSAALGLHPPTDEQAAVIAAPPGPLVVVAGAGAGKTETMAARVVWLVANGFATPGQVLGLTFTRKAAGQLLRRVRSRLARLAGVGLAPAETGAAAGEPAAVTVSTYHAFAGTLLREHGLLLPVEPDTRLLSETELWQLAFDVVNRYPDELITEKNPADVTRMVLRLSNQLAEHLVSTEQLRDTHLELERLVHTLPAGPNQRDRGPNQWLLRMLATQTERSEFVPLIDALHERLRVEKAMDFGMQMAAAARLATECPTVGEQLRQQFRVVLLDEYQDTGHTQRIALSALFGGGADDGLALTAVGDPIQSIYGWRGASATNLPLFTTDFPRADGTPAPTLELRTSWRNPPSTLQVANAVSAEARRRSVAVRELRARPGAESGTVKCALLTDVALERDWVADAMVEYFRAAAETSDQPPTAAVLVRRNADAAPMAEALRARGLPVEVVGLAGLLAIDEVADVVAMLRLIADPTAGAAAMRVLTGPRWRLGAGDLTALWRRARELDEGAAMSSDPEQIVAQLSPDADTACLADAICDPGPAAAYSTAGYTRICALAEELTMLRGQLDRPVPDLVAEVRRVLGADTEATARAAPRDGSTGAEQLDAFADVVDSYAARTMLGNNDIHGLLGYLEVAETVENGLAPAEVSVAQDRVQILTVHAAKGLEWQIVAVPHLSARVFPSTANTRTWLTDAADLPPLLRGDRADLGAHGVPLLDTSTVTDRKQLSDTINAHRAQLEQRRIDEERRLLYVAITRSEDTLLLSGHHWGATETKPRGPSDFLVELRDIIEAAAADGRPCGVVEQWADEPAPGEQNPLRDDVIEASWPAAPAPGTHQRLQRGAALVAAAMRADADADADPFGWAADVDALLAERLAPPAAAPAALPAQLSVSALVELGKDPAGTAARLARRTPVRPDPQALLGTAFHDWVQRFYGADRLFDLDDLPGAVDGNQRSADAEALSDLQASFMASRWAARTPVDIEVPFEMMIGGRVIRGRIDAVFADDDGGFTVVDWKTGEPPADTAAERAAAIQLAVYRIAWAGLRGCPAAAVRGAFHYVRGGRTVEPAQLPSAEELAELLVLEESARTADGS; from the coding sequence CTGCACGCACTGCCCGGTGCGTCCCAGCTGCCCGGCCCACCACCGACCCCAGGAGGGTTCGTGACCCAACCGGCACCGAAGTACAGCCCCGCCGACCTGTCGGCGGCGCTGGGCCTGCATCCACCGACCGACGAGCAGGCCGCGGTCATCGCCGCGCCGCCGGGACCGCTGGTGGTCGTGGCCGGCGCCGGCGCCGGCAAGACCGAGACGATGGCGGCCCGGGTGGTGTGGTTGGTGGCCAACGGTTTCGCGACCCCCGGACAAGTGCTCGGCCTGACATTCACCCGCAAGGCCGCCGGCCAGCTGCTGCGCCGGGTCCGTTCCCGGCTGGCGCGGCTGGCCGGGGTCGGCCTGGCGCCGGCGGAGACCGGTGCCGCGGCGGGCGAGCCGGCCGCCGTCACGGTCAGCACCTACCATGCGTTCGCCGGGACGCTGCTGCGGGAGCACGGCCTGCTGCTGCCGGTCGAGCCGGACACCCGGTTGCTCAGCGAAACCGAGTTGTGGCAGCTGGCATTCGATGTGGTCAACCGCTACCCGGACGAACTGATCACCGAGAAGAACCCGGCCGACGTCACCCGCATGGTGCTGCGGCTGTCCAATCAGTTGGCCGAACACCTGGTCAGCACCGAGCAGCTGCGCGATACCCACCTCGAGCTGGAACGGCTCGTGCACACGTTGCCGGCCGGTCCGAACCAACGCGATCGGGGCCCCAACCAGTGGCTGCTCCGCATGCTGGCGACCCAGACCGAACGCAGCGAGTTCGTCCCGCTCATCGACGCCTTGCACGAGCGGCTGCGGGTCGAGAAGGCGATGGACTTCGGCATGCAGATGGCGGCCGCGGCCCGGTTGGCGACCGAGTGCCCCACGGTGGGGGAGCAACTGCGCCAACAGTTTCGGGTGGTGCTGCTCGACGAGTATCAGGACACCGGCCACACCCAGCGCATCGCGCTGTCGGCGCTGTTCGGCGGTGGCGCAGACGACGGGCTGGCGTTGACCGCGGTCGGCGACCCCATTCAGTCCATCTACGGCTGGCGCGGCGCCTCGGCCACCAACCTGCCGCTGTTCACCACCGACTTCCCGCGCGCGGACGGCACGCCGGCCCCGACCCTGGAATTGCGCACCAGCTGGCGGAATCCGCCGAGCACGCTGCAGGTGGCCAATGCGGTCTCGGCGGAGGCGCGACGGCGCTCGGTCGCGGTGCGCGAACTGCGGGCGCGACCGGGAGCCGAATCGGGCACCGTGAAATGCGCGCTGCTCACCGACGTGGCACTGGAACGTGACTGGGTCGCCGACGCGATGGTCGAATACTTCCGGGCGGCCGCCGAGACCTCGGATCAGCCGCCGACGGCCGCGGTGCTGGTGCGCCGCAACGCCGACGCCGCGCCGATGGCCGAGGCGTTGCGGGCGCGCGGACTGCCGGTGGAAGTGGTGGGCCTGGCGGGGTTGCTGGCCATCGACGAGGTGGCCGACGTGGTCGCGATGCTGCGGCTGATCGCCGACCCCACGGCCGGTGCGGCGGCCATGCGGGTGCTGACCGGGCCGCGGTGGCGCCTCGGCGCCGGGGACCTCACGGCGTTGTGGCGACGGGCCCGCGAACTCGACGAGGGCGCGGCGATGAGCTCCGACCCCGAGCAGATCGTCGCGCAGTTGTCCCCGGATGCGGACACCGCCTGCCTGGCGGACGCCATCTGCGATCCGGGTCCGGCGGCGGCGTATTCGACGGCGGGCTACACCCGCATCTGCGCGCTGGCCGAGGAGCTGACGATGCTGCGCGGCCAACTCGACCGCCCGGTGCCGGACCTGGTGGCCGAGGTGCGCCGAGTCCTGGGCGCCGACACCGAGGCGACCGCGCGCGCCGCGCCGCGCGACGGGTCGACCGGCGCGGAACAACTCGATGCCTTCGCCGACGTGGTGGACAGTTATGCGGCTCGAACCATGCTGGGCAACAACGATATCCACGGCCTACTCGGATACCTGGAGGTCGCCGAGACGGTGGAGAACGGCCTGGCGCCGGCCGAGGTCAGCGTCGCGCAGGACCGCGTGCAGATCCTCACCGTGCACGCGGCCAAGGGGCTGGAATGGCAGATCGTGGCGGTCCCGCACCTATCCGCCCGGGTGTTTCCGTCCACGGCCAACACCCGGACGTGGCTCACCGATGCGGCGGATCTGCCGCCGCTGCTGCGCGGCGACCGCGCCGATCTGGGGGCGCACGGGGTGCCGCTGCTGGACACCTCGACGGTGACCGATCGAAAGCAGTTGTCGGACACCATCAACGCCCACCGCGCCCAACTCGAGCAGCGACGCATCGACGAGGAACGCCGGCTGCTCTACGTCGCCATCACCCGTTCGGAGGACACCCTGCTGTTGTCGGGGCATCACTGGGGCGCCACCGAAACCAAGCCGCGCGGTCCGTCGGATTTCCTGGTCGAACTCCGGGACATCATCGAGGCCGCCGCGGCCGACGGCCGGCCCTGCGGTGTGGTGGAACAATGGGCCGACGAGCCCGCCCCGGGTGAGCAGAACCCCCTGCGGGACGACGTGATCGAAGCGTCCTGGCCCGCGGCGCCCGCGCCCGGCACCCACCAGCGCCTGCAGCGTGGGGCGGCACTGGTCGCCGCGGCGATGCGCGCCGACGCCGACGCCGACGCCGATCCGTTCGGCTGGGCGGCCGACGTCGACGCGCTGCTGGCCGAACGCCTCGCCCCGCCCGCCGCGGCGCCGGCGGCGCTGCCCGCGCAACTGTCGGTCAGCGCGCTGGTCGAACTCGGCAAGGACCCGGCCGGGACGGCGGCGCGGTTGGCGCGCCGCACACCGGTGCGGCCCGACCCGCAGGCCCTGCTGGGCACGGCGTTTCACGACTGGGTGCAGCGGTTCTACGGCGCGGACCGGCTTTTCGACCTCGACGACCTGCCCGGGGCCGTCGACGGAAACCAGCGCAGCGCCGACGCCGAGGCGCTGTCGGATCTGCAGGCCTCGTTCATGGCTTCGCGCTGGGCCGCGCGCACCCCGGTGGACATCGAAGTGCCGTTCGAGATGATGATCGGCGGCCGGGTGATCCGGGGCCGCATCGACGCGGTCTTCGCCGACGACGACGGCGGCTTCACCGTGGTGGACTGGAAAACCGGTGAGCCGCCGGCCGACACGGCGGCCGAACGCGCCGCCGCGATCCAGCTGGCCGTCTACCGCATCGCCTGGGCCGGCCTGCGGGGCTGCCCGGCGGCCGCGGTGCGGGGAGCGTTCCACTACGTGCGCGGCGGACGGACGGTCGAACCGGCGCAGCTGCCGAGCGCCGAGGAACTCGCCGAACTGCTGGTGCTCGAGGAGTCGGCTAGGACAGCCGACGGATCTTGA
- a CDS encoding mycoredoxin has translation MTASETALIMYTTTWCGYCKRLQTALKSEGISYTEVDIEVDAAAAEFVATANGGNQTVPTLKFPDGSTLTNPSIREVKAKLAG, from the coding sequence ATGACCGCTAGCGAGACAGCACTGATCATGTACACCACGACGTGGTGCGGGTATTGCAAAAGGCTGCAGACCGCGTTGAAGTCCGAAGGCATCAGCTACACCGAGGTCGACATCGAGGTCGACGCGGCCGCGGCCGAGTTCGTCGCCACGGCCAACGGCGGTAACCAGACCGTGCCCACGCTGAAATTCCCCGACGGCTCGACACTGACCAACCCCAGCATCCGGGAGGTCAAGGCGAAGCTCGCGGGCTAG
- a CDS encoding ATP-dependent helicase, with translation MATPHTASAASARSEFLDPALRGTFRVLGGAGTGTSSLLIEVATARIAAGADPESVLLLTGSGRVSGRVRSALTAALLTAGGAGAGPAVVRQPLVRSVHAYAFAVLRSAAQRVGDPPPRLITGAEQDGVIRELLAGDLEDGAEHWPPELHAALGTAGFATELRDLLARCTERGIDPLRLQRLGRSARRPEWTAAGRFAQQYEHVMLLRSAVGTAAPQASVPALGAAELVGAALEAFGVDPELLAAERARVRVLLVDDAQHLDPQTARLVRMLAAGADLAVVAGDPNQAAFGFRGADPALLLEDAWPAVTLVDSHRCTAPVSAVLTGLAGLLPGAGPAREVRSARTDSGVVTATLAASEHAEATLIADTLRRTHLIDGVPWSQMAVIVRSVSGIGTALPRILRAAGVPVADPAAHPPLAANATVRALLTVLAATVDGLTAEQARGLLTGPIGRVDPVSLRQLRRALRRQSVTAVDFGDLLIATLRDGVPDALAPAHARPLRRVKAVLDAAAAGVAAQADPRSVLWQAWQRSGLQRRLGHAAERGGESARRAHADLDAVLALFDVADQYVSRTAGATVSGLAEHVWALQLPTPAVEPATPVEAVPILSPHQALDRDWDTVVIAGLQEGLWPNTVPRGGVLDTQRLLDVLAGIGADACDRSPLIAEERRLLITAVGRARRRLTVTAVDGSATDSDDGLRVPSPFFYDIARLATGDDGTDQVLPPVVAPPVLSASSVVGRLRAVVCAPDGVVDDAERSCAAAQLARLANAGVPGAHPAEWQAMIPVSTTAPLWQHPGPGADAPTVSMSPSTLQLVQDCPLRWLMERHGGSNARELRSALGTVVHALIAQPGADEAAMLTRLEQVWDGLPFESRWYAHNELQRHRAMVETFARWREESRPELTEVGTEVEVDGVLPAPDPTLPAVRVRGRIDRLERDAEDRLVIVDLKTGKSPVSKEDAQRHAQLAAYQLAVAQGLLPQGSEPGGGKLVYLGKPGASGATQRDQDPMTREFRQEWRAEMHRAAAETAGPEFRARVNSGCTHCPVRPSCPAHHRPQEGS, from the coding sequence ATGGCTACCCCGCACACCGCGTCCGCGGCTTCTGCGCGTTCCGAGTTCCTCGACCCGGCGCTGCGCGGCACCTTTCGCGTCCTGGGTGGTGCGGGGACGGGCACCTCCAGCCTGCTCATCGAGGTGGCCACCGCGCGGATCGCGGCCGGCGCCGACCCGGAATCGGTTCTGCTGCTTACCGGTTCGGGCCGGGTCAGTGGCCGCGTCCGCAGCGCCCTGACCGCGGCGTTGCTGACCGCCGGCGGCGCCGGGGCGGGCCCGGCCGTGGTACGCCAACCGCTGGTGCGCTCGGTGCACGCCTACGCGTTCGCGGTGCTGCGATCGGCGGCCCAGCGGGTCGGGGATCCGCCGCCGCGGTTGATCACCGGCGCCGAGCAGGACGGGGTGATCCGGGAACTGCTCGCCGGTGATCTCGAGGACGGCGCCGAGCACTGGCCGCCGGAGTTGCACGCGGCGCTGGGCACCGCGGGCTTCGCCACCGAACTGCGTGACCTGCTGGCGCGCTGCACCGAACGCGGCATCGACCCGCTGCGGTTGCAGCGGCTCGGCAGGTCCGCGCGCCGCCCCGAGTGGACCGCGGCGGGGCGGTTCGCCCAGCAGTACGAGCACGTGATGCTGCTGCGTTCGGCGGTGGGCACCGCGGCGCCGCAGGCCAGCGTCCCGGCGTTGGGCGCGGCCGAACTGGTCGGAGCGGCGCTGGAGGCCTTCGGCGTCGACCCGGAGTTGTTGGCCGCCGAACGTGCCCGGGTGCGGGTGCTGCTGGTCGACGACGCCCAGCACCTCGACCCGCAGACCGCGCGACTGGTCCGGATGCTGGCCGCCGGGGCCGACCTCGCCGTCGTTGCCGGCGACCCGAATCAGGCGGCCTTCGGCTTCCGGGGCGCCGACCCCGCGTTGCTGCTCGAGGACGCCTGGCCCGCCGTGACGTTGGTGGACTCGCACCGGTGCACCGCCCCCGTCAGCGCCGTGCTGACGGGGCTGGCCGGGCTGCTGCCCGGCGCCGGCCCGGCCCGCGAAGTCCGCAGCGCCCGTACCGATTCCGGGGTCGTGACGGCGACCCTGGCGGCCTCGGAGCACGCCGAGGCGACGCTGATCGCCGACACCCTGCGCCGCACCCACCTCATCGACGGCGTGCCCTGGTCACAGATGGCCGTCATCGTGCGGTCGGTGTCGGGCATCGGCACGGCCCTGCCGCGCATCCTGCGCGCGGCCGGGGTACCGGTGGCCGACCCTGCCGCGCATCCGCCGCTGGCGGCCAACGCCACGGTCCGGGCGCTGCTCACGGTGCTGGCGGCCACGGTCGACGGATTGACCGCCGAGCAGGCCCGCGGGCTGTTGACCGGACCCATCGGCCGGGTGGACCCGGTGTCGCTGCGGCAGTTGCGACGCGCATTGCGACGCCAATCGGTGACCGCGGTGGACTTCGGTGACCTGCTCATCGCGACCCTGCGCGACGGCGTTCCGGACGCATTGGCGCCCGCGCACGCTCGGCCGCTGCGCCGGGTGAAGGCCGTACTCGACGCCGCGGCGGCCGGCGTGGCCGCCCAGGCCGATCCGCGTTCGGTGCTCTGGCAGGCCTGGCAGCGCAGCGGCCTGCAACGCCGACTGGGCCACGCGGCCGAGCGGGGCGGGGAGAGCGCCCGTCGCGCCCACGCGGACCTCGACGCGGTGCTCGCGTTGTTCGACGTCGCCGACCAGTACGTGTCCCGCACCGCCGGCGCCACGGTGTCGGGCCTGGCCGAACACGTCTGGGCACTGCAGCTGCCCACCCCGGCCGTCGAGCCCGCGACGCCCGTCGAGGCGGTGCCGATCCTGAGTCCGCACCAGGCGCTGGACCGGGACTGGGACACCGTGGTCATCGCGGGACTACAGGAAGGGTTGTGGCCCAACACGGTTCCGCGCGGCGGGGTGCTCGATACCCAGCGCCTGCTCGATGTGCTGGCCGGCATCGGGGCCGATGCCTGCGACCGGTCGCCGCTGATCGCCGAGGAACGACGGCTGTTGATCACCGCGGTGGGCCGGGCACGGCGGCGGCTGACCGTCACCGCGGTCGACGGGTCGGCCACCGATTCCGACGACGGTCTGCGGGTGCCGTCACCGTTCTTCTACGACATCGCACGCCTGGCCACCGGCGACGACGGCACGGATCAGGTGCTGCCGCCGGTGGTCGCCCCCCCGGTACTGTCCGCGTCCTCGGTGGTGGGCCGGCTGCGCGCGGTGGTCTGCGCGCCCGACGGCGTGGTCGACGATGCTGAACGTTCGTGCGCGGCAGCACAATTGGCCCGGCTCGCCAACGCCGGGGTGCCCGGTGCGCATCCCGCCGAGTGGCAGGCCATGATTCCGGTCAGCACCACCGCACCGCTGTGGCAGCACCCCGGGCCCGGTGCGGACGCCCCCACTGTCTCGATGTCCCCGTCGACGCTGCAGCTCGTGCAGGACTGTCCGCTGCGCTGGCTGATGGAGCGCCACGGCGGCTCGAACGCCCGCGAACTGCGGTCGGCGCTCGGCACGGTGGTGCACGCGTTGATCGCGCAGCCCGGCGCGGACGAGGCCGCGATGCTGACTCGCCTCGAGCAGGTCTGGGACGGGTTGCCGTTCGAATCGCGGTGGTACGCCCACAATGAGCTGCAGCGCCACCGCGCGATGGTCGAGACCTTCGCGCGCTGGCGGGAGGAATCGCGACCGGAGTTGACCGAGGTGGGCACCGAGGTCGAGGTCGACGGGGTGCTGCCGGCGCCGGATCCGACGCTGCCGGCCGTGCGGGTGCGCGGGCGCATCGACCGGCTCGAGCGCGACGCCGAGGACCGCCTGGTGATCGTGGACCTCAAGACCGGCAAGAGTCCGGTCAGCAAGGAGGACGCGCAGCGACACGCGCAGTTGGCGGCCTATCAGCTCGCGGTCGCCCAGGGTCTGCTTCCGCAGGGCTCCGAGCCGGGCGGCGGCAAGCTCGTCTACCTCGGCAAACCGGGTGCATCCGGGGCCACCCAGCGCGACCAGGATCCAATGACGCGGGAGTTCCGGCAAGAATGGCGCGCGGAGATGCACCGGGCCGCCGCCGAAACCGCCGGCCCCGAGTTCCGCGCCCGCGTCAACAGCGGCTGCACGCACTGCCCGGTGCGTCCCAGCTGCCCGGCCCACCACCGACCCCAGGAGGGTTCGTGA
- a CDS encoding potassium channel family protein encodes MAKSRLRRRLGRLDEALTAKPDAALVDYLHIPERFVSPGRKIARRVFYALGALFAAVLIVYIDRGGYRDVQGDDLSFLDCLYYATVSLSTTGYGDITPYTPSARLINVLVVTPLRVAFLIVLIGTTVETLTAASRQALKIQRWRNTVRNHTVVIGYGTKGKTAVTAMIADGIPPAEIVVVDTDQPSLDRASAAGLVTVRGDANRSDVLRLAGAQHAKSIIVATNSDPTAVMVTLTARELAPNAKIIAAIREAENQHLLKQSGADSVVVSSETAGRLLGIATSTPSVVELIEDLLTPDEGFVIVERDVERTEVGGSPKHLVDIVLGVVRNGVLKRVDDPEVDSLEEGDRVLYVRSGGDERD; translated from the coding sequence GTGGCTAAAAGCAGACTGCGCAGGCGGCTGGGCCGCCTCGACGAAGCGCTGACCGCCAAGCCCGACGCCGCGCTCGTCGACTACCTGCACATCCCGGAACGATTCGTCAGCCCGGGCCGCAAGATCGCCCGCCGCGTCTTCTACGCGCTGGGGGCGCTGTTCGCCGCCGTGCTCATCGTCTACATCGACCGCGGCGGCTACCGCGATGTGCAGGGCGACGACCTGTCGTTCCTGGACTGCCTCTATTACGCGACGGTGTCGCTGTCGACCACCGGATACGGCGACATCACGCCCTACACGCCGTCGGCGCGGCTGATCAACGTCCTGGTGGTCACGCCCCTGCGGGTGGCCTTCCTGATCGTGCTCATCGGCACCACCGTCGAGACCCTGACCGCCGCCTCGCGGCAGGCACTGAAGATTCAGCGCTGGAGGAACACCGTGCGCAACCACACCGTCGTCATCGGATACGGCACCAAGGGCAAGACCGCGGTCACCGCGATGATCGCCGATGGCATCCCGCCCGCCGAGATCGTCGTCGTCGACACCGATCAGCCGTCACTGGACCGCGCCAGCGCCGCCGGGTTGGTCACGGTCCGCGGTGACGCCAACCGATCCGATGTGCTGCGGCTGGCCGGTGCCCAACACGCGAAGTCGATCATCGTGGCCACCAACAGCGACCCGACCGCGGTGATGGTCACCCTGACCGCGCGCGAACTCGCACCCAACGCCAAGATCATCGCCGCGATCCGGGAGGCCGAGAACCAGCACCTGCTCAAGCAGTCCGGTGCGGATTCGGTCGTGGTGTCCTCCGAGACCGCCGGTCGGCTGCTGGGCATCGCCACCAGCACCCCGAGCGTGGTGGAGTTGATCGAGGATCTGCTGACCCCCGACGAGGGTTTCGTGATCGTCGAACGCGATGTGGAACGCACCGAGGTCGGCGGCTCGCCCAAGCACCTGGTCGACATCGTGCTAGGCGTCGTGCGCAATGGTGTGCTCAAGCGGGTCGACGATCCAGAGGTCGATTCCCTGGAGGAAGGCGACCGGGTGCTCTACGTCCGAAGCGGTGGTGACGAACGTGACTGA
- the nudC gene encoding NAD(+) diphosphatase, whose translation MTEFQLRNIPLLSRVGADRSDHLRTDIDAAIAGWSQAAVLRVDHRGQVLIVDGHVLLGGTAELGDTPPEDAVFLGRIEGGRHVWAIRAPLQAPDDGAEAQVLDLRRAGVVFDDVSAYLVSSATALLNWHDSARFSAVDGAPTKPVKGGWSRLNPVTGHEEFPRIDPAVICLVHDGGDRVVLARQRTWPERMFSLLAGFVEAGESFETCVTREIAEEVGLAVRDIRYLGSQPWPFPRSLMVGFHAVADPDQPFSFNDGEIVEAAWFTRDEVRAALAVGDWTSAAASASKLLLPGSISIAREIIESWAERD comes from the coding sequence GTGACTGAGTTTCAACTGCGCAACATCCCCCTGTTGTCGAGGGTGGGCGCCGACCGGTCCGATCACCTGCGCACCGACATCGACGCCGCGATCGCCGGTTGGTCGCAGGCCGCGGTCCTGCGCGTCGACCACCGCGGTCAGGTGTTGATCGTCGATGGACACGTGCTGCTGGGCGGCACCGCCGAGCTGGGCGACACCCCGCCCGAGGACGCGGTCTTTTTGGGGCGCATCGAGGGCGGCCGGCACGTCTGGGCCATCCGCGCCCCGCTGCAGGCCCCCGACGACGGGGCCGAGGCGCAGGTGCTCGATCTGCGTCGCGCGGGGGTGGTGTTCGACGACGTCAGCGCGTACCTGGTGTCCTCGGCAACCGCGCTGCTCAATTGGCACGACAGCGCCAGGTTCTCGGCCGTCGACGGGGCGCCCACCAAACCGGTCAAGGGCGGCTGGTCCCGGCTGAACCCGGTCACCGGGCACGAGGAGTTTCCGCGGATCGACCCGGCGGTCATCTGCCTGGTGCACGACGGCGGCGACCGGGTGGTGCTGGCCCGGCAACGCACGTGGCCGGAGCGGATGTTCTCGCTGCTGGCCGGCTTCGTCGAGGCCGGCGAGTCGTTCGAGACCTGCGTCACGCGCGAGATCGCCGAGGAGGTCGGGCTGGCGGTGCGCGACATCCGCTATCTGGGCAGCCAGCCCTGGCCGTTCCCGCGGTCGCTGATGGTCGGTTTCCACGCCGTGGCCGACCCGGATCAGCCGTTCAGCTTCAACGACGGTGAGATCGTCGAGGCGGCCTGGTTCACCCGCGACGAGGTGCGCGCCGCCCTGGCGGTGGGGGACTGGACCAGCGCGGCCGCCTCGGCATCGAAACTGCTTCTGCCCGGGTCGATCTCGATCGCCCGGGAGATCATCGAATCCTGGGCCGAACGCGACTGA